A genomic region of Xanthomonas fragariae contains the following coding sequences:
- a CDS encoding dipeptide epimerase has product MKITSFRLGMLRVPLKTPFNTAVRSVHAIEDVVVLLQTDGSHIGYGAAPATAPITGDTHGSIIAAIQHCIGPQLIGQDVADLNRLCGLVQHALERNTSAKAAVEIALYDLWAQAFGAPLYQLLGGGTPHITTDITISVDAIDTMVAQAQSALARGYRSLKIKVGKDPGSDVERVKAIHAAVDGSASLRLDANQGWTPKQAIRTMRTLEDAGIVLELLEQPVRAADIDGLAFVTARIDTPVMADESVFSPTQVIDLIQRRAADIVNIKLMKTGGLSNAIRVADVAALYGVPCMIGCMIESSVSVAAAVHLAVAKADSITLADLDAPALGQFDPTDGGVHFNAAQIHIDDSPGLGIGRIRGLELLPG; this is encoded by the coding sequence ATGAAGATCACCAGCTTCCGACTCGGCATGCTGCGCGTGCCATTGAAGACCCCGTTCAACACTGCAGTGCGCAGCGTGCACGCGATCGAAGATGTGGTGGTGCTGTTGCAGACCGACGGCAGCCACATCGGTTATGGCGCGGCACCGGCCACTGCACCGATCACCGGCGATACGCATGGCAGCATCATTGCCGCGATCCAACACTGCATCGGCCCACAGTTGATCGGCCAGGACGTGGCCGATCTCAATCGGCTATGCGGGCTCGTGCAACACGCGCTGGAACGCAATACCAGCGCCAAGGCCGCAGTGGAAATCGCGCTGTACGACCTGTGGGCCCAGGCCTTCGGTGCGCCGCTGTATCAGCTGCTCGGTGGCGGCACGCCACACATCACCACCGATATCACTATCAGCGTCGATGCCATCGACACCATGGTCGCACAGGCGCAGTCGGCGCTTGCACGCGGCTATCGATCGCTGAAGATCAAAGTCGGCAAGGACCCCGGCTCGGATGTCGAACGCGTCAAGGCAATCCATGCAGCGGTCGACGGAAGCGCATCGCTGCGACTGGATGCCAACCAGGGCTGGACGCCCAAGCAGGCGATACGCACTATGCGCACGCTCGAAGACGCCGGCATCGTATTGGAACTGCTGGAGCAACCGGTCAGGGCCGCCGACATCGACGGGCTCGCCTTCGTCACCGCACGCATCGACACCCCGGTGATGGCCGACGAAAGCGTGTTCTCGCCAACACAGGTGATCGACCTCATCCAGCGCCGCGCCGCCGATATCGTCAACATCAAATTGATGAAGACCGGCGGGCTGTCCAACGCGATCCGTGTTGCAGATGTCGCGGCGTTGTACGGGGTGCCGTGCATGATCGGCTGCATGATCGAATCCAGCGTCAGTGTGGCCGCGGCGGTGCATCTGGCGGTGGCCAAGGCCGACAGCATCACCCTGGCGGATCTGGATGCGCCGGCGCTCGGGCAGTTCGATCCCACCGACGGCGGCGTGCACTTCAATGCGGCGCAGATCCACATCGACGATTCGCCGGGGCTGGGTATCGGCCGCATCCGCGGGCTCGAGTTGCTGCCGGGCTGA
- a CDS encoding SH3 domain-containing protein: MPLSRHLLTLLLVVAAPCIAAAATRYTPVQQMAPFVIGDAQLTPDYWIQRSRTAQTPRMNAMQIAGFNTHLMRDDASMHDLWQLPETLPAADVRARIQALSATPMRALYDANGNAIAATRLEALRNALALDALPDQVTPRFALVVKRAALRTFPTSQRVFTSTDDHDIDRFQESALYPGTPVAVLHGSADGAWQFVLAANYAAWVATDQIAEGSRAEVLDYAQRGSRMIVTGAHVQTAYTPELPAGSALTLDMGTNLPLLSDWPPQQPVHGQLPLAAYVVQLPLRIADGRLQLVPALIPRAADVRIGPLPASDAALLRQAFKFLGERYGWGNDYDARDCSGFVLDVYRSLGIVLPRNTGDQARSPVLRRVPFDVRAPMPQRLQQLAQVQIGDLIYLPGHVMLVIGHERGAPWVIHDVAGANYRAADGSVQRARLNGVSVTPLLPLLASDGTPFIDNITGIHRIVPIGSP, encoded by the coding sequence ATGCCACTGTCGCGCCATTTGCTGACGTTGCTGCTGGTCGTCGCCGCGCCCTGCATTGCCGCTGCGGCAACCCGCTACACCCCAGTGCAGCAAATGGCTCCGTTTGTGATCGGTGACGCGCAGCTAACACCCGATTACTGGATCCAACGCAGTCGCACAGCACAAACGCCGCGCATGAACGCCATGCAGATTGCCGGCTTCAATACGCATTTGATGCGCGACGATGCCTCCATGCACGATCTGTGGCAGTTGCCTGAGACACTGCCAGCTGCCGATGTGCGCGCACGCATCCAGGCGCTATCGGCCACGCCGATGCGGGCGCTGTACGACGCGAATGGAAACGCCATCGCTGCGACGCGTTTGGAAGCACTGCGCAACGCGTTGGCGCTGGATGCGCTTCCCGATCAGGTAACACCGCGCTTTGCATTGGTGGTGAAGCGCGCCGCGTTACGCACCTTCCCAACCTCGCAGCGGGTATTCACCAGCACCGATGACCACGATATTGACCGCTTTCAGGAATCGGCGCTCTATCCCGGCACACCTGTTGCCGTGTTGCACGGCAGTGCCGATGGCGCATGGCAGTTCGTACTCGCCGCCAATTACGCGGCATGGGTCGCTACCGATCAGATTGCCGAAGGCAGCCGCGCCGAGGTGCTGGACTACGCGCAACGCGGCTCACGCATGATCGTCACCGGTGCCCACGTGCAGACTGCCTACACGCCTGAACTGCCTGCCGGTTCCGCTCTCACGCTGGACATGGGCACCAACCTGCCGTTGCTCAGCGACTGGCCACCGCAGCAGCCGGTCCACGGACAGTTGCCGCTTGCTGCCTATGTAGTGCAACTGCCGCTGCGCATCGCCGATGGGCGCTTACAGCTGGTACCGGCATTGATTCCGCGCGCCGCCGATGTGCGCATTGGCCCATTGCCGGCCAGCGATGCTGCACTCCTACGACAAGCCTTTAAATTCCTTGGCGAGCGCTATGGCTGGGGCAACGATTACGACGCGCGCGACTGCAGCGGCTTCGTGCTGGATGTCTACCGTAGCCTGGGCATCGTATTGCCACGCAATACCGGCGATCAGGCGCGCAGCCCGGTGCTGCGCAGGGTGCCGTTCGACGTACGCGCACCGATGCCACAGCGCTTGCAACAGCTCGCACAGGTGCAGATCGGCGACCTGATCTATCTCCCCGGTCACGTGATGCTGGTCATCGGTCACGAGCGCGGCGCGCCGTGGGTGATCCATGATGTGGCCGGCGCCAATTACCGCGCCGCCGACGGTAGTGTGCAGCGCGCGCGTTTGAATGGCGTATCGGTCACGCCGCTGCTGCCATTGCTCGCCAGCGACGGCACACCGTTCATCGACAACATCACCGGCATCCATCGCATCGTACCGATTGGATCCCCATGA
- a CDS encoding N-acetylmuramoyl-L-alanine amidase has product MLSTSNLMSPVWLRPALCMVLLSLGACAHAPQRNPLAQWVPSPNYDARRPILIVLHFTGQHSVQQSLNTLRGRNSGGPVSAHYLIGEDGKRYQLVSDEQRAWHGGAGRWGTITDVNSASIGIELDNDGREAFAPAQIDSLLLLLEDLCTRLRIPRTQIVGHEDFAPTRKDDPGPLFPWKRLADAGFGRWPAADTPAAPADFDPWQALALVGYSLDDPAATLRAFYHHYRGNDTRTFDAEDLRILYALTGRLRPPSLPDAVEPLEGDSR; this is encoded by the coding sequence ATGTTATCCACTTCCAACCTGATGTCACCGGTCTGGCTGCGGCCCGCCTTGTGCATGGTCTTGCTGTCACTGGGTGCCTGCGCACATGCACCACAGCGCAATCCGCTCGCTCAATGGGTGCCGTCGCCCAATTACGATGCGCGACGGCCGATCCTGATCGTGCTGCACTTCACCGGCCAACACTCGGTGCAGCAGAGCCTGAACACATTGCGCGGGCGCAATAGCGGTGGTCCGGTCAGTGCGCACTATTTGATTGGCGAAGATGGGAAGCGCTACCAATTGGTCAGCGATGAGCAACGCGCCTGGCATGGCGGCGCCGGCCGCTGGGGCACTATCACCGACGTCAACTCCGCCTCGATCGGCATCGAGCTGGACAACGACGGCAGAGAGGCATTTGCGCCGGCGCAGATCGACAGCCTGCTGCTATTGTTGGAAGACCTGTGCACGCGTCTGCGCATCCCGCGCACGCAGATCGTCGGCCATGAAGACTTCGCGCCGACACGCAAGGACGACCCTGGCCCGTTATTCCCCTGGAAGCGTCTGGCTGACGCCGGATTCGGCCGCTGGCCTGCCGCCGACACCCCAGCCGCTCCGGCAGATTTCGACCCCTGGCAGGCGCTGGCCCTGGTCGGCTACAGCCTTGACGATCCCGCCGCCACGCTGCGGGCTTTTTATCATCACTATCGTGGGAACGATACACGCACCTTCGATGCGGAAGATTTGCGCATCCTCTACGCGCTGACCGGACGGCTGCGGCCACCGAGTTTGCCCGATGCCGTCGAGCCGCTTGAGGGCGACAGCCGATAA
- a CDS encoding M15 family metallopeptidase, producing MKKTTLLQTSRCWRHLVAWGIVLLITTAPFAMIAADVHVSSAKTTAEAGLVDVHRLAPEIAVDMRYAGSNNFTGRVVPGYVAPTCYLLRPAAEALTRAARTLRAEGYRLQVFDCYRPVRAVQAFVTWAADLQDQSTKAQYYPRVDKRALLGDYIAQTSGHSRGATLDLGLLVCRWGPCRAVDMGTHFDFFDTRAHTDSPGISVAQRAHRQRLLRALAAEGFANYPTEWWHFTFRPEPTPDTAYDVPVD from the coding sequence ATGAAAAAAACCACGCTGTTACAGACTTCGCGCTGTTGGCGGCATCTCGTTGCCTGGGGCATCGTGCTGCTGATAACCACCGCGCCATTTGCCATGATTGCGGCCGATGTGCACGTGTCTTCAGCAAAAACAACCGCCGAGGCTGGCCTGGTCGACGTACACCGTCTTGCGCCCGAGATTGCGGTGGACATGCGCTATGCGGGCAGCAATAACTTCACCGGGCGTGTAGTGCCAGGCTATGTGGCGCCGACGTGCTATCTGCTGCGGCCGGCTGCCGAGGCATTGACGCGGGCGGCGCGCACGCTAAGGGCCGAAGGGTATCGGTTGCAGGTGTTCGATTGCTATCGACCGGTGCGGGCAGTACAGGCATTCGTGACCTGGGCTGCGGATTTGCAGGATCAATCGACCAAGGCGCAGTACTACCCACGTGTAGACAAGCGTGCGCTGCTCGGTGATTACATTGCGCAGACGTCCGGACACAGCCGTGGTGCGACGCTGGACCTGGGGTTGCTGGTTTGCCGGTGGGGTCCGTGCCGCGCTGTGGACATGGGTACCCACTTCGATTTTTTCGATACGCGTGCGCATACCGATTCGCCCGGTATCAGCGTGGCGCAGCGTGCGCACCGTCAGCGACTGCTGCGCGCACTGGCGGCCGAAGGGTTTGCCAACTACCCGACGGAATGGTGGCATTTCACCTTCCGTCCCGAACCCACCCCCGACACCGCCTACGATGTGCCGGTCGACTGA
- a CDS encoding CPXCG motif-containing cysteine-rich protein, producing MSEPERFVDIACPYCGEWITLALDLTGGDQHYIEDCQVCCKPISVGVQWDEQGEAQVRARGQNDA from the coding sequence ATGTCCGAACCGGAACGCTTTGTCGATATCGCCTGCCCGTACTGCGGGGAGTGGATCACCCTGGCGCTGGATCTAACCGGCGGCGACCAGCACTACATCGAAGACTGCCAAGTGTGCTGCAAGCCGATTTCGGTCGGCGTGCAATGGGATGAACAGGGCGAGGCGCAAGTGCGCGCACGTGGGCAGAACGACGCCTGA
- a CDS encoding HAD family hydrolase, translating into MTSFAQREGQAIQLVGFDGDDTLWKSEDYYRSAEAEFEAILAGYLDLGYSRMQQHLLAVERRNLKVFGYGAKGMTLSMIETAIELTQARIDARDIQRVIEIGRATLQHPVEVIAGVREAVGAIAADYAVVLITKGDLFHQEQKIEQSGLADLFPRVEVVSEKDPKTYARVLREFDLPAHRFVMIGNSLRSDVEPVLAIGGWGIYTPYAVTWTHEQEHGVAADEPHMREVSAAAGWPAAVHALDAVARQHAPG; encoded by the coding sequence ATGACCTCTTTTGCACAGCGCGAAGGCCAGGCCATCCAGCTGGTCGGCTTCGATGGCGACGACACCCTCTGGAAGAGCGAGGATTACTACCGCAGCGCCGAAGCGGAGTTCGAAGCGATCCTGGCCGGTTATCTGGACCTGGGCTACAGCCGCATGCAGCAGCATCTGCTGGCGGTTGAGCGGCGTAACCTCAAGGTGTTCGGCTACGGTGCCAAGGGCATGACGTTGTCGATGATCGAAACCGCAATCGAGTTGACGCAGGCCCGCATCGACGCGCGCGACATCCAACGCGTCATCGAGATCGGCCGCGCCACGCTGCAACACCCGGTGGAGGTGATTGCTGGCGTGCGCGAGGCGGTCGGTGCGATCGCTGCCGACTACGCGGTGGTGCTGATCACCAAGGGCGACCTGTTTCATCAGGAGCAGAAGATTGAGCAGTCCGGTCTGGCCGATCTGTTTCCGCGGGTGGAAGTGGTTTCCGAAAAAGATCCCAAGACTTATGCGCGCGTACTGCGCGAATTCGACCTGCCGGCGCATCGTTTTGTGATGATCGGCAATTCGCTGCGCTCGGACGTGGAGCCAGTGCTGGCGATCGGTGGCTGGGGCATCTACACCCCGTACGCGGTGACCTGGACGCACGAGCAGGAGCATGGTGTAGCCGCCGACGAGCCGCACATGCGCGAAGTGTCCGCGGCCGCCGGCTGGCCGGCCGCGGTGCATGCGCTGGATGCAGTGGCCCGGCAGCACGCGCCAGGCTGA
- a CDS encoding IS5 family transposase, translated as MQLTFGDAEGLGKRKQTRREIFLAEMEQVVPWRHLLGLIAPHYPVSGRPGRQPYALATMLRIHLLQQWYALSDPAMEEALHQIPTLRRFARLGGLDNVPDETTILNFRRLLETHGLAARMLEAVNADLVRKGQSLRSGTIVDATLIAAPSSTKNTDRARDPEMHQTKKGNQWYFGMKAPIGVDEFSGLVHHVRCTAANVADVTVTHALLHGKEDSVFGDSGYTGADKREELQTCKAGFFIAAKRSTIQAIGNKRERRQEERWEYFKASVRAKVEHPFRVIKRQFGYTKVRYRGLAKNTAHVLTLFALSNLWMVRRQLLPARG; from the coding sequence ATGCAACTGACGTTCGGTGACGCTGAAGGTTTGGGCAAGCGCAAGCAGACTCGCCGCGAGATCTTCCTGGCCGAGATGGAGCAGGTGGTTCCGTGGAGGCATTTGCTCGGACTGATCGCGCCGCACTATCCGGTGTCGGGGCGGCCTGGTCGACAGCCGTACGCACTGGCGACGATGTTGCGGATTCATTTGCTGCAGCAGTGGTATGCGTTGAGCGATCCGGCGATGGAAGAAGCGTTGCACCAGATCCCGACCTTGCGCCGTTTTGCCCGGCTCGGCGGTTTGGACAATGTTCCCGACGAGACCACGATTCTCAACTTTCGCCGCTTGCTGGAAACCCATGGCCTTGCAGCGCGGATGCTGGAGGCCGTCAACGCGGATCTGGTGCGCAAGGGTCAGAGCCTGCGGTCCGGCACGATCGTCGATGCAACCCTGATCGCTGCGCCCAGTTCGACCAAGAACACCGACCGCGCGCGCGACCCTGAAATGCATCAGACCAAGAAAGGCAATCAGTGGTATTTCGGGATGAAGGCACCCATCGGCGTGGATGAGTTTTCCGGGCTGGTGCACCACGTCCGTTGTACGGCTGCCAATGTGGCCGATGTCACGGTGACCCACGCATTGCTGCACGGCAAAGAAGACAGTGTGTTCGGCGACAGCGGCTACACCGGTGCGGACAAACGCGAAGAACTGCAGACCTGCAAGGCTGGTTTTTTCATTGCCGCCAAGCGTTCGACGATTCAAGCCATTGGCAACAAACGCGAGCGCCGCCAGGAAGAACGTTGGGAATACTTCAAAGCAAGTGTGCGTGCGAAGGTGGAGCATCCATTCCGCGTGATCAAACGCCAGTTTGGCTACACCAAGGTCCGCTATCGCGGCTTGGCCAAGAACACCGCGCATGTGCTGACCCTGTTCGCACTATCCAATCTGTGGATGGTGCGCCGGCAGTTGCTGCCGGCCAGGGGATAA
- a CDS encoding Na+/H+ antiporter subunit G yields MIALTEYLLSALLLVGTFFILIGAFGLVKLSDFFKRLHAPTNASTLGVGCVLLASVGYHLFLGVDPQPRELLITVFLFITAPISAHLMAKAALSLMMENRPEVPNHGQMHREAVPQLQGDAGEDGQSEKQHPGPQSEQHQASS; encoded by the coding sequence ATGATCGCCTTGACCGAATATCTGCTCAGCGCATTGCTGCTGGTCGGCACGTTCTTCATCCTGATCGGCGCGTTCGGGCTGGTGAAGTTGTCTGACTTTTTTAAACGCCTGCATGCACCGACCAACGCCAGCACATTAGGGGTGGGCTGCGTGCTGCTGGCCTCGGTGGGCTATCACCTGTTCCTGGGCGTGGACCCGCAGCCGCGCGAATTGCTGATTACCGTATTTTTGTTCATCACTGCACCGATCAGCGCGCATTTGATGGCCAAGGCCGCGCTGTCGCTGATGATGGAAAACCGCCCGGAAGTGCCGAATCATGGCCAGATGCACAGGGAAGCAGTACCGCAGCTGCAAGGCGATGCAGGCGAGGACGGACAGAGCGAGAAGCAGCATCCTGGGCCGCAATCGGAGCAGCATCAAGCAAGCTCTTAA
- a CDS encoding K+/H+ antiporter subunit F encodes MTGHMFIESTIVICTHAVGLAMLMALWRLLRGPTVPDRILALDTLSITAIAELMLWGMYLDSPIYFEAALVIAMLGFGSTVVLSKYVLRRSIVE; translated from the coding sequence ATGACCGGCCACATGTTCATCGAATCGACCATCGTCATCTGCACGCACGCGGTGGGCCTGGCCATGCTGATGGCGCTGTGGCGGCTGCTGCGCGGGCCGACCGTGCCCGACCGCATCCTGGCGCTGGACACGCTGTCCATCACCGCCATCGCCGAGCTGATGCTGTGGGGCATGTATCTGGATTCACCGATCTACTTCGAGGCCGCATTGGTGATTGCGATGCTGGGCTTCGGCAGCACTGTGGTGCTGAGCAAATATGTGCTGCGCAGGAGCATTGTCGAATGA
- a CDS encoding Na+/H+ antiporter subunit E, producing the protein MTRQVPLKRRMFPSPPLSVTVFVFWLLLSDSFGPQQWVLGALLGWVVPMFAARLDREFAQIGSLRSVPRMLLVAAGDIVRSNIQVAGQVLGPESHIHPGFIWVPLDIANIHGIAALTSMITLTPGTVSAALSEDRHYLLVHVLHLDDPDALIAQIKNRYEKPLMEIFP; encoded by the coding sequence ATGACCAGGCAGGTGCCGTTGAAGCGCCGCATGTTTCCATCACCACCATTGAGCGTGACGGTCTTCGTGTTCTGGCTGCTGCTCAGCGACAGCTTCGGCCCGCAGCAATGGGTGCTGGGCGCATTGCTAGGCTGGGTGGTGCCGATGTTCGCTGCGCGATTGGACCGCGAGTTCGCACAAATCGGCTCGCTGCGCTCGGTGCCGCGCATGCTGCTGGTGGCCGCGGGCGACATCGTGCGCTCCAACATCCAGGTCGCCGGCCAGGTGCTCGGCCCGGAGTCGCACATCCATCCGGGCTTCATCTGGGTGCCGCTGGATATCGCCAACATCCACGGGATCGCCGCGCTCACCAGCATGATCACGCTGACCCCCGGCACAGTGTCGGCGGCGCTCTCGGAAGACCGTCACTATCTGCTGGTGCACGTGCTGCACCTGGACGATCCGGACGCGTTGATCGCCCAGATCAAGAATCGCTACGAAAAGCCCCTGATGGAGATCTTTCCATGA
- a CDS encoding monovalent cation/H+ antiporter subunit D, giving the protein MNHLPILPILIPMLGASASLFVEHRRYGPRVQRTVAWVSMALLAAAVIALFARAADGKVLVYLLGDWPARIGIVLMGDRLSAWMLLTTLILGAACLLHACAGWDRRAPHFHALFQFQLMGLNGAFLTGDIFNLFVFFEVMLIASYGLLLSGGRGLQMRVGLHYVVFNVCASTLFLIALGLLFGVFGTLNMAELSHRIADLPAQHVPLAKATLGLLLLVFCSKAALLPLYLWLPETYSRAPAAVAALFAIMTKVGLYATLRVSSLWFGVSAGALHGFGRHALLWLGIATLLMAAFGVMAASRLRVMVSYLVVFSAATLFIAFSLDDAGAVGAGLYYLPHSSFVAAALFMVSDLIRRRCGSASDRKEVVAPLPRRGKPGTMFMIAAIAVAGLPPLSGFLAKVALLQHVPAGLVGPVWAAILGSSLLVVIGLTRAGVRLFWRVPAAVEGAPELQPQRRGRMRPVETAATVVLLTGLVAMTVAAGPLMRYTNAAGAQLRDPGAYVQQVRATTPQRRQP; this is encoded by the coding sequence ATGAATCATCTGCCGATCCTGCCGATCCTGATCCCGATGCTGGGCGCGTCGGCGTCGCTGTTTGTCGAGCATCGCCGCTATGGGCCACGCGTACAGCGCACGGTGGCATGGGTGAGCATGGCCTTGCTGGCAGCGGCAGTCATCGCCTTGTTCGCGCGTGCCGCCGACGGCAAGGTACTGGTGTATCTGCTCGGCGATTGGCCGGCGCGTATCGGCATCGTGCTGATGGGCGACCGCTTGTCGGCGTGGATGTTGTTGACCACCTTGATCCTGGGCGCGGCCTGCCTGCTGCACGCCTGCGCTGGTTGGGACCGGCGCGCGCCGCATTTCCATGCCTTGTTTCAGTTCCAATTGATGGGCTTGAACGGCGCGTTTCTGACCGGCGACATTTTCAACCTGTTCGTGTTCTTCGAAGTGATGTTGATCGCTTCCTACGGCCTGCTGCTGAGCGGCGGACGCGGCCTGCAGATGCGTGTCGGCCTGCATTACGTGGTGTTCAACGTGTGTGCGTCGACGTTGTTTTTGATCGCGCTGGGCTTGTTGTTCGGTGTGTTCGGCACGCTCAACATGGCCGAGCTATCGCACCGCATCGCCGATCTTCCGGCGCAGCATGTGCCGTTGGCCAAGGCCACGCTTGGCTTGTTGCTGTTGGTGTTCTGCAGCAAGGCCGCATTGTTGCCATTGTATTTGTGGCTACCGGAAACCTATTCGCGTGCGCCAGCAGCGGTGGCCGCGTTGTTCGCGATCATGACCAAGGTTGGGCTATACGCCACGCTGCGGGTGTCGTCGCTATGGTTTGGCGTTAGTGCCGGCGCACTGCATGGCTTCGGTCGGCATGCACTGCTGTGGCTGGGCATTGCAACCCTGCTGATGGCCGCGTTCGGCGTGATGGCTGCATCGCGGCTGCGGGTGATGGTGTCGTACCTGGTGGTGTTTTCGGCAGCGACGTTGTTCATCGCGTTCTCGTTGGATGATGCCGGCGCAGTGGGTGCAGGCCTGTACTACTTGCCGCACAGCAGCTTCGTAGCGGCCGCGTTGTTCATGGTGTCGGATCTGATTCGGCGCCGCTGCGGCAGTGCCAGCGATCGCAAGGAGGTGGTCGCGCCGCTGCCGCGACGTGGAAAGCCCGGCACCATGTTCATGATCGCCGCGATCGCTGTGGCGGGCCTGCCGCCACTGTCGGGATTTCTTGCCAAGGTAGCCTTGTTGCAGCACGTGCCCGCAGGTCTGGTCGGGCCGGTGTGGGCCGCGATCCTCGGCAGCAGTCTGTTGGTGGTGATCGGCCTGACCCGTGCGGGTGTGCGTCTGTTCTGGCGCGTGCCAGCCGCCGTGGAAGGCGCGCCCGAGTTGCAGCCGCAACGGCGCGGTCGCATGCGACCGGTGGAAACTGCCGCCACCGTGGTGTTGCTCACCGGGCTGGTAGCGATGACCGTGGCGGCAGGGCCGTTGATGCGCTACACCAATGCCGCCGGTGCACAGTTGCGCGACCCGGGCGCGTATGTGCAGCAGGTCCGCGCCACTACGCCGCAGCGGAGACAGCCATGA
- a CDS encoding Na+/H+ antiporter subunit C, whose translation MELAVASAIGVLAALAIYLLLRARSFDVILGMTFLSYATNLLIFAGGRLRSGQAPVLRDGVPADLMHSTDPLPQALVLTAIVIAFAMTAVSLVLAIRSRSDNRSDHVDAHEDAATGVDTRQARR comes from the coding sequence ATGGAATTGGCAGTGGCAAGCGCAATCGGCGTTCTCGCCGCGTTGGCAATCTATTTGTTGCTACGCGCGCGCAGCTTCGATGTGATTCTGGGAATGACGTTCCTGTCGTACGCGACCAACCTGCTGATCTTCGCCGGTGGGCGGCTGCGTAGCGGCCAGGCTCCGGTGTTGCGCGACGGTGTACCTGCCGACCTGATGCATTCCACCGATCCGCTACCGCAAGCACTGGTGTTGACCGCGATCGTGATTGCATTTGCGATGACGGCGGTGAGTCTGGTGCTGGCAATCCGCAGCCGCAGCGACAACCGGAGCGATCATGTGGATGCACACGAAGATGCCGCCACCGGTGTGGATACACGCCAGGCGCGGCGATGA